A single Xylanibacillus composti DNA region contains:
- a CDS encoding GTP-binding protein, with product MANQTRTIPVTVLSGYLGSGKTTLLNHILHNRQGLKVAVIVNDMSEVNIDAALVKQEAHLSRTEEKLVEMSNGCICCTLRDDLLKEVERLAAEGRFDYIVIESTGISEPVPVAQTFTYMDDETGIDLSKYARLDCMVTVVDAYRFWHDFASGESLLDRQQSAGDNDRREVVDLLIDQIEFCNVLVLNKCDLVSEEELDRLEAVMRKLQPTASIIRAVNGQVPLEAVLNTGLFDFEKASQSPGWMQELQNPEHQPETEEYGISSFVFRRRKPFHPARLLAFLENWPEEVVRAKGMLWIATRHEWAGMLSQAGPSIQMGASGYWLASLPIEEQEQLRREEPEWFASWDAKWGDRMNELVMIGVDMDREAVEQALDLCVLTEEEMKMDWKQFADPLPSWQTEPAQEAAVL from the coding sequence ATGGCAAATCAAACTAGAACAATTCCCGTTACCGTGCTCAGCGGCTATCTCGGTTCAGGCAAGACGACGCTGCTGAATCATATTTTGCATAATCGGCAGGGATTGAAGGTCGCGGTTATCGTCAACGACATGAGCGAGGTGAACATTGACGCCGCGCTGGTTAAGCAGGAAGCGCACTTATCGCGTACAGAAGAGAAGCTTGTCGAGATGTCGAACGGCTGCATCTGCTGCACGCTGCGCGACGATCTCTTGAAAGAAGTCGAGCGGCTGGCTGCAGAAGGGCGATTTGACTATATCGTCATTGAATCAACAGGCATCAGCGAGCCGGTGCCCGTGGCGCAGACCTTTACCTATATGGATGATGAGACAGGCATCGACTTGTCCAAATATGCAAGGCTGGATTGCATGGTTACCGTCGTGGACGCATACCGCTTCTGGCATGATTTCGCCTCCGGAGAAAGTTTGCTCGACCGCCAGCAATCTGCTGGGGATAACGACAGGCGGGAGGTCGTCGACCTGCTCATTGACCAGATTGAATTTTGCAATGTGCTCGTGCTGAACAAGTGCGACCTGGTGAGCGAGGAAGAGCTTGACAGGCTTGAGGCGGTGATGCGCAAGCTTCAGCCGACCGCCAGCATCATTCGCGCTGTGAATGGACAGGTGCCGCTTGAGGCTGTCCTGAATACGGGCTTGTTCGATTTCGAGAAGGCGAGTCAGTCGCCCGGCTGGATGCAGGAGCTGCAAAACCCCGAGCATCAGCCGGAAACAGAGGAGTACGGCATCAGCTCCTTCGTTTTCCGCAGGAGGAAGCCGTTTCATCCGGCACGGTTGCTTGCATTTTTGGAAAACTGGCCGGAAGAGGTAGTGCGCGCCAAGGGCATGCTGTGGATTGCGACGCGCCATGAATGGGCCGGTATGCTCAGTCAGGCAGGTCCGTCGATTCAAATGGGGGCATCAGGCTATTGGCTCGCCAGCTTGCCGATAGAAGAGCAGGAGCAGCTGCGGAGAGAAGAGCCGGAGTGGTTCGCTTCGTGGGATGCGAAGTGGGGGGACCGGATGAATGAACTGGTCATGATCGGTGTTGATATGGACCGGGAAGCTGTCGAGCAAGCGCTGGACCTGTGCGTGCTGACAGAGGAGGAAATGAAGATGGATTGGAAGCAGTTCGCGGACCCGCTGCCAAGCTGGCAGACAGAGCCGGCACAGGAAGCAGCGGTTTTGTAA
- a CDS encoding IucA/IucC family protein: MRIRLEQEDLQASDRIWAGALERAEQEAAARILNCYLLESGRAKEAIDRRTKQLKLALSFREIRLTGELEHVSDMGHHAYRFPLFEEEASGFRRAVTCRKAAELILRELCAAHAAPDAEARRLRLLDQVDNSIAHTAEFLAHAQRSMQLQELPLAAAEQALRCGHPLHPTPKSAEGFDEAALQAYAPELGASFRLHYWAVRKDELAEDWLPGREASIPPDALESASLILGETTESYALLPVHPWQSNYLQVNHGELRAMIGERRVVPLGEAGPLVYPTSSVRTVWSPNQGCFLKLPLHVRITNFIRVNTREQVARTMDAARICAAVRDELETGPAQLLLEYGCRSVRRDSLFAELAVVFRESPPMLLEQGSRWFPAASLMEREPGSGEPLLWRHVFSSAPAGMHDWIARYAQVFLVPILDVFARLGISLEAHVQNSLIRLDPEGMPAACLIRDLEGISIDRRRAAELGWIGELVPADSPVLYGREAAFERLLYYAVTNHMGHVIATVSRHAGLEEQALWRRVRHVLVEAAEIRRDAAPFQTVVASLLEREVLPAKANLTSQFFERGESPSYVTVPNLLWERGTLT, from the coding sequence ATGAGGATTCGATTAGAACAGGAAGACTTGCAGGCTTCTGACCGGATTTGGGCCGGTGCGCTGGAAAGGGCGGAGCAGGAGGCGGCCGCCCGCATACTCAACTGCTACCTGCTGGAGAGCGGCCGAGCGAAGGAGGCCATCGACCGGCGCACGAAGCAGCTGAAGCTGGCCCTCTCGTTCCGTGAGATTCGCTTGACCGGCGAGCTTGAGCATGTGTCTGATATGGGGCATCATGCTTACCGGTTTCCGCTGTTTGAGGAGGAGGCGAGCGGCTTTCGCCGCGCGGTCACCTGCAGGAAAGCGGCGGAGCTGATTCTGCGGGAGCTGTGCGCCGCGCATGCGGCTCCCGATGCGGAAGCGCGCCGCTTGCGATTGCTTGATCAGGTGGACAACAGCATCGCGCATACCGCGGAGTTTTTGGCGCATGCGCAGCGGTCCATGCAGCTTCAGGAGCTGCCGTTGGCAGCGGCCGAACAGGCGTTGCGCTGCGGGCATCCGTTGCATCCGACGCCCAAGAGCGCGGAAGGATTCGACGAAGCGGCTCTGCAAGCCTATGCGCCGGAGCTGGGCGCGTCCTTCCGCCTCCATTATTGGGCGGTGCGCAAGGACGAGCTGGCCGAAGACTGGCTGCCGGGAAGGGAGGCGAGCATTCCGCCTGATGCCCTTGAAAGCGCCAGCCTGATATTGGGGGAGACAACGGAAAGCTACGCATTGCTGCCCGTCCATCCGTGGCAGTCGAACTACTTGCAGGTGAACCATGGCGAGCTGCGCGCCATGATCGGCGAGCGGCGGGTCGTGCCGCTCGGCGAGGCCGGGCCCCTCGTCTATCCGACGTCCTCTGTACGCACGGTATGGTCGCCCAATCAAGGCTGCTTCCTGAAGCTGCCGCTTCATGTGCGGATCACGAATTTTATTCGGGTGAACACGCGGGAACAGGTGGCGCGGACGATGGATGCCGCGCGCATCTGCGCTGCGGTTCGCGACGAGCTGGAGACAGGCCCGGCGCAGCTGCTTCTGGAATACGGCTGCCGCAGCGTGCGCCGTGACAGCCTGTTCGCGGAACTGGCGGTCGTGTTCCGGGAAAGTCCGCCCATGCTGCTGGAGCAGGGGAGTAGGTGGTTCCCCGCAGCCAGCTTGATGGAGAGAGAACCGGGAAGCGGCGAGCCGCTGTTGTGGCGGCATGTATTCTCTTCGGCGCCTGCCGGCATGCACGATTGGATAGCCCGTTACGCGCAGGTGTTTTTGGTCCCGATACTGGACGTGTTCGCCAGGCTCGGCATCAGTTTGGAAGCGCATGTGCAGAACAGTTTGATTCGGCTCGACCCGGAAGGAATGCCTGCCGCCTGCTTGATCCGCGATTTGGAAGGGATCAGCATTGATCGGCGGCGGGCGGCCGAGCTGGGTTGGATCGGCGAGCTTGTCCCCGCAGACAGTCCGGTGCTGTATGGAAGGGAAGCTGCATTCGAGCGGTTGTTGTACTATGCGGTCACCAATCACATGGGGCACGTGATCGCGACCGTGTCCCGGCATGCGGGATTGGAGGAACAGGCGCTGTGGCGGCGAGTTCGGCATGTGCTTGTTGAGGCAGCGGAAATTCGTAGAGATGCCGCTCCGTTCCAGACGGTTGTGGCATCCCTATTGGAGCGGGAAGTCCTGCCGGCCAAGGCAAATCTGACAAGCCAATTTTTTGAGCGGGGAGAGTCGCCTTCCTATGTGACTGTGCCCAACTTGCTGTGGGAAAGGGGAACGTTGACATGA
- a CDS encoding IucA/IucC family protein has product MTAFMQELFALTTSPIAREVRRRVSRQLVEALLHERIVQAEEATAAEEAMFAAAWAAVSLPQAASAGSGALANTGDFCAGTEGVAACRDAIGAGVSGFQREAGANRTWKLIGRNEQNERVVYACRGRWMLGFGRFRLTADPLLRAHDGLFEEVSSISGLVRELLTHLPGTDAHKLAAFTHELEQTWLHDAFLRLQRARGTETRLAADQLAYDELEGELAHGHPYHPSYKSRIGFTLEDQVRYAPDLLPTFSLLWVGVHRDWVHVGHSAGLRYERLLEKELGGELARLKEKIPAAEREKYVLMPVHPWQWREVIAKHYFPYMQAGIVIPLGEGQDRYRPQASIRTLSNVTDSGKCQVKTSLSIMNTSAKRIIQPYHAKDAPAISDWLHELLQADAFLKETCGLILLREQAGVSFRYDRLPAPLAERLHGSLGALWRESLAAHAGEGEQALPYTAVSERREDVPYLVSWHRQYGVERWFRQLLRVTLHPLLHLLYAYGVGVEAHAQNMVLIHRGGWPVRAALRDLPGGIRCLSACPAYPALPELTDSSYLSTEVAEHVRDYWADAILHIHLYEWALLLHEHYGLDEGVFWMWTAETIQDYQEQFPEHEAAYVRFDLFAEQVEVGELAARKVYGEDGERDQYASNPLHAAKMALAVKEVRA; this is encoded by the coding sequence ATGACCGCATTTATGCAAGAGCTTTTTGCGCTGACGACAAGCCCGATCGCGCGCGAGGTGCGCAGGCGCGTGAGCAGGCAACTCGTCGAAGCGCTGCTCCATGAGCGCATTGTGCAGGCGGAGGAAGCCACAGCTGCCGAGGAGGCAATGTTTGCAGCAGCTTGGGCGGCCGTTTCACTGCCGCAAGCCGCATCCGCCGGAAGCGGGGCACTGGCCAATACCGGCGATTTCTGCGCCGGCACTGAGGGAGTTGCCGCTTGCCGCGACGCAATTGGCGCCGGCGTCTCGGGATTCCAGCGGGAGGCTGGCGCAAACCGCACATGGAAACTGATCGGCAGGAATGAGCAAAATGAACGTGTCGTGTATGCGTGCAGAGGAAGGTGGATGCTTGGATTTGGCCGTTTTCGCTTGACGGCCGATCCGCTGCTGCGCGCTCACGACGGTCTGTTCGAGGAGGTATCTTCCATTTCGGGACTTGTGCGCGAGCTGCTGACGCATCTTCCTGGAACGGACGCTCACAAGCTTGCGGCTTTCACCCATGAGCTGGAGCAGACATGGCTGCATGATGCTTTTCTGCGTTTGCAGCGGGCGCGCGGCACGGAGACGAGATTGGCTGCGGATCAGCTTGCCTACGACGAGCTGGAGGGAGAGCTCGCGCACGGGCATCCCTACCATCCCAGCTACAAATCGCGCATTGGCTTTACATTGGAGGATCAGGTCCGGTATGCACCGGACTTGTTGCCAACCTTTTCCTTGCTGTGGGTAGGCGTGCATCGCGATTGGGTGCATGTGGGCCATTCAGCGGGGCTAAGGTATGAGCGCTTGCTGGAGAAGGAGCTTGGCGGCGAGCTTGCCCGTCTGAAAGAAAAAATTCCGGCAGCGGAACGGGAAAAATATGTGCTGATGCCGGTTCATCCCTGGCAGTGGCGCGAGGTAATCGCCAAGCATTACTTTCCGTACATGCAGGCCGGCATCGTAATTCCGCTCGGCGAAGGGCAGGATCGCTACAGGCCGCAAGCCTCGATCCGGACGCTTTCGAATGTAACGGACAGCGGCAAATGTCAAGTCAAGACATCGCTGAGCATTATGAATACATCGGCCAAGCGCATTATTCAGCCTTACCATGCGAAGGATGCTCCGGCCATTTCTGACTGGCTGCATGAGCTTCTCCAGGCAGACGCATTCCTGAAGGAGACATGCGGGCTTATTTTGCTGCGCGAGCAGGCAGGCGTTTCCTTCCGCTATGACCGCCTGCCTGCCCCTCTCGCCGAAAGGCTGCACGGCTCGCTCGGCGCGCTCTGGCGGGAAAGCCTGGCGGCACACGCAGGGGAAGGGGAGCAGGCCCTGCCGTATACGGCCGTCAGCGAGAGACGGGAAGACGTCCCTTATCTTGTGTCGTGGCACAGGCAGTATGGCGTGGAACGATGGTTTCGGCAGCTGCTGCGGGTGACGCTGCATCCGCTGCTGCACCTGCTCTACGCGTATGGGGTCGGCGTAGAAGCGCATGCGCAAAACATGGTTCTGATTCATCGGGGAGGCTGGCCGGTGCGCGCGGCATTGCGCGATCTGCCTGGCGGCATCCGCTGCTTGTCCGCTTGCCCGGCATACCCGGCGCTTCCCGAACTGACCGATTCCTCCTACTTGTCGACAGAGGTAGCGGAGCATGTGCGGGACTATTGGGCAGACGCCATCCTGCATATTCATCTGTATGAGTGGGCGCTGCTGCTCCATGAGCATTACGGCCTGGACGAGGGGGTGTTCTGGATGTGGACGGCAGAAACGATTCAGGACTACCAGGAGCAGTTCCCTGAACATGAGGCAGCCTATGTTCGGTTCGACCTGTTCGCCGAGCAGGTAGAGGTGGGCGAACTGGCCGCACGCAAGGTGTACGGCGAAGACGGGGAGCGCGATCAATATGCAAGCAACCCGCTGCATGCAGCGAAGATGGCGCTTGCTGTGAAGGAGGTGCGGGCATGA
- a CDS encoding ATP-grasp domain-containing protein, producing the protein MAHLLMIESWVGASGNLLPPLLKSLGHTYTFVTRKLEHYQSSLSTEKHPVVRHAEEVLVMETNDTDSLIENLRSYRFDGVITVCDYYIDTVREVAKALQLPCPFPTDVAAVRHKHLLRQALDRAGLANPSYRLAHVWEEVRQAAAEIGYPLVLKPVDLASSAYVKLIQNENELQEAYQALEAFPRNFRDQARDCAYLLEAFMEGEEISVESVSYDGNTTILGMTDKSITGTPFFIENGHMFPARLDEGTQAAVRAYVLDALKAAGFDHGIAHTEVKLTPDGPRIVEINPRTAGNYIVELMRRVTGIDLLESFVALSLGSKPAITAKDTGVASAAVMFLVPPQGGTLTSLQGVDTLDSDEHIVRYKIENCEGKSFAKPIDNACYLGHIVTQDSKGLQARAYAEAALKRIAFVYEPSGEKE; encoded by the coding sequence ATGGCACATTTGCTCATGATCGAAAGCTGGGTGGGAGCGAGCGGCAATTTGCTGCCGCCTCTGTTGAAGTCTTTGGGGCATACGTACACGTTCGTCACGCGAAAGCTGGAGCATTACCAAAGCTCGCTCAGTACGGAGAAGCATCCGGTTGTGCGCCACGCGGAAGAAGTGCTGGTTATGGAAACGAATGACACGGACAGCCTGATCGAGAATTTGCGTTCCTATCGGTTCGACGGTGTGATCACCGTATGCGATTACTACATAGACACCGTTCGCGAAGTGGCGAAGGCGCTGCAGCTCCCTTGTCCGTTCCCTACTGATGTCGCTGCGGTAAGGCACAAGCATCTGCTGCGGCAGGCTCTTGACCGTGCCGGACTGGCCAATCCATCCTACCGGCTTGCACATGTATGGGAAGAAGTTCGGCAAGCAGCCGCGGAGATAGGCTATCCGCTCGTGTTGAAGCCGGTTGATCTGGCTTCCAGCGCCTATGTCAAATTGATTCAGAATGAAAATGAGCTGCAGGAGGCCTATCAGGCGCTGGAGGCGTTCCCGCGCAACTTCAGGGACCAGGCCAGGGACTGCGCCTATCTGCTGGAAGCGTTCATGGAAGGCGAGGAAATCAGCGTCGAAAGCGTCTCCTATGACGGGAACACGACGATCCTCGGCATGACGGACAAATCGATAACGGGTACACCTTTTTTCATTGAAAACGGCCATATGTTCCCGGCCAGGCTGGACGAGGGGACGCAGGCTGCGGTTCGGGCATACGTGCTGGACGCGCTGAAAGCAGCAGGCTTCGACCATGGCATTGCCCATACAGAAGTGAAGCTGACTCCCGACGGTCCGCGCATCGTCGAGATCAATCCGCGTACAGCCGGCAACTATATCGTGGAGCTGATGCGCAGGGTTACCGGCATTGACCTGCTGGAGTCATTCGTCGCGCTTTCACTGGGCAGCAAGCCTGCGATCACGGCCAAGGATACCGGCGTTGCCAGCGCTGCCGTCATGTTTCTCGTGCCGCCGCAGGGCGGTACGCTGACTAGCCTTCAAGGAGTGGATACCCTTGATTCCGATGAACATATCGTCCGCTACAAAATCGAGAACTGCGAAGGCAAGTCCTTTGCCAAGCCGATCGACAATGCCTGCTATCTGGGTCATATCGTGACCCAGGATTCTAAGGGGCTGCAGGCAAGAGCTTATGCGGAGGCGGCATTGAAGCGCATTGCATTTGTATATGAGCCAAGCGGGGAAAAGGAATGA
- a CDS encoding type III PLP-dependent enzyme translates to MMPAAAPLSASERRMRRFIASYQAEDNRPLCAYLYDLAELRRHVKRVMACLPPGCEMFYAMKANANPRLLREIGAHVHGIETASIGEVRKARGIREDIPVLFGGPGKTDGELAEAIRLQVRHLHVESLHELRRVEHIAASLGRRASVLLRVNLRGALPAATLQMGGRPTQFGLDEQLIGQAAELLRGSAHVQVEGFHLHSVSNQLDAQAHLQLMEHYIAKVKEWSHAFNLPVRTVNVGGGIGVNYRDLDSPFEWEAFCEQLGKLLQEKGDPAWKLVFECGRFLVAGCGAYAAEVLDVKENHGEVFAIVRGGTHHFRLPASWQHNHPFVIVARREWPYPFPRTGAVRRAVTIAGQLCTPKDVLARQVPVEEIRIGDVVLFRHAGAYGWEISHHEFLSHPHPEMICLEEDSE, encoded by the coding sequence ATGATGCCGGCAGCTGCGCCGCTGTCCGCTTCCGAAAGGCGGATGAGGCGCTTCATCGCGTCCTATCAAGCGGAGGATAACCGTCCGCTGTGCGCCTACCTGTACGATTTGGCCGAGCTGCGCCGTCATGTGAAGCGGGTGATGGCCTGTCTTCCGCCGGGCTGCGAGATGTTCTATGCGATGAAGGCGAATGCCAATCCGCGGCTGCTGCGGGAAATAGGGGCGCATGTGCACGGCATAGAGACGGCCTCCATCGGCGAGGTGCGCAAAGCCCGGGGAATCCGGGAGGATATTCCTGTGCTGTTCGGAGGTCCGGGCAAGACGGATGGAGAGCTTGCGGAGGCGATCCGTCTGCAGGTGCGCCACCTTCATGTCGAAAGCCTGCATGAATTGCGGAGAGTGGAGCATATTGCAGCCAGCCTGGGAAGGCGCGCAAGCGTGCTGCTGCGCGTCAACCTGCGCGGCGCACTGCCTGCTGCGACGCTGCAGATGGGCGGTCGGCCCACGCAGTTCGGCTTGGATGAGCAGCTTATCGGGCAAGCAGCCGAGCTGCTGCGGGGAAGCGCGCATGTGCAAGTGGAAGGCTTCCATCTGCATTCGGTCTCGAATCAGCTGGACGCGCAGGCGCATTTGCAGCTGATGGAGCATTACATCGCCAAGGTGAAGGAGTGGTCGCATGCTTTCAACCTGCCGGTTCGGACCGTGAATGTCGGCGGCGGGATTGGCGTGAACTATCGGGATTTGGACAGCCCATTCGAATGGGAAGCGTTCTGTGAACAGCTGGGCAAGCTTCTCCAGGAGAAGGGAGACCCGGCGTGGAAGCTGGTCTTTGAATGCGGCAGATTCCTGGTCGCAGGCTGCGGCGCTTATGCGGCAGAGGTGCTTGACGTGAAGGAAAATCATGGCGAGGTGTTTGCGATCGTGCGGGGCGGCACGCATCATTTCCGCTTGCCTGCATCGTGGCAGCACAACCATCCCTTCGTGATCGTCGCCCGCCGCGAGTGGCCTTATCCTTTTCCTCGCACGGGCGCAGTCCGCAGAGCGGTGACCATTGCCGGCCAGCTATGTACGCCGAAGGACGTGCTGGCCCGTCAAGTGCCGGTGGAGGAAATACGAATCGGCGACGTTGTCTTGTTCCGCCATGCAGGGGCTTATGGATGGGAAATTTCCCACCATGAGTTCCTCAGCCACCCGCATCCGGAGATGATCTGCCTGGAAGAGGACTCTGAGTAG